The Raphanus sativus cultivar WK10039 chromosome 2, ASM80110v3, whole genome shotgun sequence genome includes a region encoding these proteins:
- the LOC130504844 gene encoding uncharacterized protein LOC130504844 isoform X1 has protein sequence MVRQRMLTAHYREIFGEPGSQLDPPGSSSGAGGSGSSDQESVPETQHFFPPIPPPMAQPQPMAQPMAQPMAQPMAQPMAPPVPPPMAPPEIPAAVHPDLMVPPTVPFSQYTVEDILGMPGRAGLPIIDPDRPDGTLWFGVDNSLATDVTETIKGYFSMAHPNWKLTPIYIRKTWFKIYAQKYHWSIGVSERVRKAFYEKAQVRLSDTVCNWKGAWIVKGYTRGKPAELTTDVWDGLIRYWKDPNSIRIANICAAARNTVDEHGNGPMLHSTGQKPHAGVRLKMAKELGRLPTLPELYERTHKNKAGQFLDGKSEQIYNNVIARVEERQTQLTQQSGDGLPVTLSTTEVDKIYEEVVPKKKGRTLGIGSVNDVPRATSSYAQRQTEEVTQLRSELGATKSRVSGLEAFIDVIASTNPEWEALLRNMKQQNPIPGESSGTHNEEDVTRRSEEFYEAMNEP, from the exons atg gttcgccagcgcatgcttactgctcactacagggagatattcggtgagcctggtagtcagttagacccgccaggttcttcttcaggtgccggcggttcaggttcttcggatcaggagtctgttcccgagactcagcatttcttccctccgattcctcctccgatggctcagcctcagccgatggctcagccgatggctcagccgatggctcagccgatggctcagccgatggctcctccggtgcctcctccgatggctcctcctgagatccccgccgctgttcatcccgatctcatggtgccacctactgttcccttctcgcagtacactgtcgaggatattcttggtatgccaggcagagctggtttaccaatcatagaccccgacagacccgacgggactttatg gtttggggttgacaattcccttgcgacagatgtaaccgagacgattaaaggttacttctccatggcgcatccaaactggaaattgacgccgatctacatccgaaagacgtggttcaagatttacgct caaaagtatcattggtccatcggggtcagtgagagagtgaggaaggcgttttacgaaaaggcgcaagttcgcttgtcggacacggtttgcaactggaagggtgcctggatcgtcaaggggtacacccgtggcaaacccgctgagcttaccacggatgtttgggacggcctcatccgttactggaaggatcctaactccattaggatcgcaaacatttgtgctgccgcccgtaacacggtagacgagcacggtaacggcccgatgctacactctacgggccaaaaaccacatgccggtgtccgtttgaaaatg gccaaagagttgggacgtctcccgactcttccggaactttacgagcggacccacaaaaacaaggcgggccagtttttagatggcaagtccgagcaaatctacaacaacgtaattgctcgggttgaggagcgccagactcagctgacccagcagtccggcgacggattaccagttaccttatccacaactgaagtggataagatttacgaggag gttgtccctaagaaaaagggacgtacgttggggatcggttccgtcaatgatgtcccgagagcgacatcatcttatgctcagagacagaccgaagaagtcactcagttgcgttccgagctgggcgcgaccaaaagccgtgtgagtggactcgaagccttcatcgacgttatagcgtccacaaatccggaatgggaagctttgttgaggaacatgaaacaacaaaatcccattccaggcgagtcatcgggcacacataacgaggaggatgttacgaggaggagcgaggaattctacgag
- the LOC130504838 gene encoding uncharacterized protein LOC130504838 isoform X1: MVDFDRVHDMVTDAFVAHDEDEEPNIDAKKFYEMLNAANQPLYSGCREGLSKLSLAARMMNIKTDHNLPESCMNEWADLFKEYLPEDNVSADSYYEIQKLVYSLGLPSEMIDVCIDNCMIYWGNDEKLEECRFCKKPRFKPQGRGRNRVPYQRMWYLPITDRLKRLYQSEQTAGKMRWHAEHTQTDGEMTHPSDARAWKHFNKVYPEFASNIRNVYLGLCTDGFSPFGMSGRQYSLWPVFLTPYNLPPEMCMQRELLFLTILIPGPKHPKRSLDVFLQPLIKELKDLWSTGERTYDCSTKTNFTMRAMLLWTISDFPAYGMLSGWTTHGRLACPYCNGATDAFQLKNGRKTSWFDCHRRFLPIGHPYRRNKTLFRHKRVVRDTPPPYLTGEETEKQLDYYGVLETVPRGGNWHVPPNMPDSYGVHHNWHKKSIFWELPYWKDLLLRHNLDVMHIEKNFFENIMNTILNVPGKTKDNIKSRLDLPDICSRSELHINSNGQVPVPIFRLSSEKKSVLFNWVASEVKFPDGYVSNLSRCVEKGQKFSGMKSHDCHVFMQRLLPFAFAELLPTNVHEALAGIGAFFRDLSTRTLKVEVVEQLQENIPILLCNLEKIFPPGFFDVMEHLAVHLPYEALLRGPVHYGWMYQYERAMKYLKGKAKNLAKVEGSIIAGSLTEETSHFTSYYFASKVRTRKRAPRRYDDGGVAPTYAVAGVPDIFSQIGRLGGKSKEVWWSSEEDAHSAHTYILLNCEDPLIRYFESLFVSQVEETFPGISTTDVDKRKDQHFIKWLKSQVDFDDDADYPKWLHEVIQSPHVKVTTSQMYFTRGYTFHTYEYGRQRATSNYGICVKGETDFYGILTEIIEVEFPGILKLKCVLFKCEWFDPVVNRGVRFNKFGVVDVNGGRRYNKFEPFILASQADQVSYLPYPRMRESGINWLSVIKVTPRGRIISGEEPPLQEEQINEVEEPEQQIDDILLIDPHNHEYEDLTDDGTDEAVEDEFNENDDVSSDDENVSD; this comes from the exons atggtagattttgatagggttcatgatatggtaactgatgcatttgtagctcatgatgaagatgaagaacctaacatagatgcaaaaaagttttatgaaatgttaaatgcggcgaatcaaccactttacagtggttgtagagaaggtctctctaaattgtcgttggctgctagaatgatgaatattaaaactgatcacaatctacctgaaagttgcatgaatgaatgggcagacttgttcaaagagtatttgccggaagacaatgtgtctgctgattcttattatgagattcagaaactggtgtatagtcttgggttgccttcggagatgatagatgtttgcatcgacaactgcatgatctactggggaaatgatgagaagttagaagaatgtcgattctgcaagaagccacgattcaagccgcaaggacggggacgtaatagggtaccgtaccaaaggatgtggtacctaccaattacagacagattgaaaagattgtaccaatcagagcagactgctggaaagatgagatggcatgccgagcatactcagacggatggtgagatgacacatccatcagatgcaagagcctggaaacattttaacaaagtatatccggaattcgctagcaatatccggaatgtgtatctcggattatgcacagatggatttagtccattcggaatgtcagggagacaatattcattgtggccagtctttcttacgccatacaacctgccaccggagatgtgcatgcaacgggagttgctattcttgaccatattaatacctggtccgaaacatcctaaaaggtcgctggatgttttcctgcaaccactgataaaagagttgaaggatttgtggtcaacaggggagaggacgtatgactgctcaacgaagacgaatttcacgatgcgagcgatgcttttgtggaccataagtgactttcctgcctatgggatgttgtcgggatggactacacatgggagattagcttgtccatattgtaatggagcgacagatgcgtttcaactgaagaatgggaggaagacaagttggttcgattgtcatcgtagatttcttcccattggccatccgtaccgaagaaacaagacattgtttaggcacaaaagggttgtgagagacactcctcctccatatttaactggagaagaaactgaaaagcaactcgattactatggagttttggaaacagttcctcgtggtggtaattggcatgttccccctaatatgcctgattcttacggtgttcatcacaactggcacaagaagagtatattttgggagttgccatattggaaggatcttcttctgcgccacaacctcgatgtgatgcatatagagaagaatttctttgagaacatcatgaatacaatattgaatgtcccggggaagacaaaagacaacataaaatcaaggttagacttgccggatatttgctcaagaagcgagttacatataaacagcaatgggcaagttcctgttccgatattcagattgtcttcagaaaaaaagtcggtgttgttcaactgggtagcatcagaagtgaaattccccgatgggtatgtttcaaatctgtctagatgcgttgaaaagggtcaaaaATTCtctgggatgaagagtcatgactgtcatgtctttatgcaacgactacttccctttgcttttgcggagctacttcctacaaacgtacatgaagcacttgcag gcattggagcatttttcagggatctgagcacccgcacccttaaagtagaagtcgtggaacagcttcaagagaacattcccatcttattgtgcaacttggagaagatatttcctcctgggttttttgacgtaatggagcatctagctgtccaccttccatatgaggcattgcttcgtggacctgtacattacggatggatgtatcagtatgagcgagccatgaaatatttgaagggaaaagcaaagaaccttgcaaaggttgaaggttctataattgctggaagtttgacggaagaaacttctcacttcacatcgtactactttgcgtcaaaagtacgtactcggaaaagagctccaaggagatatgatgatggtggtgtcgcgccaacatacgcagttgctggtgttccagacatctttagccagattgggcgactgggtggaaaatcaaaagaggtttggtggtcgagtgaagaagacgctcatagtgcacacacctatattctacttaattgtgaggatccattgattcgttattttgaaag cctatttgtttcacaagtcgaagaaacattccctggtatatccacaactgacgtagacaaaaggaaagatcaacactttataaaatggttgaagagtcag gttgattttgacgacgatgcagattatcctaagtggttacatgaagtaattcaatctccacatgtaaaggtcaccacttcacagatgtatttcacacgaggctatacttttcacacatatgagtatggtagacagcgggcaaccagtaactatggaatatgtgtgaaaggggaaaccgatttctacggtatcttgacagagattatcgaagtggaatttccagggatattgaagctgaaatgcgtcctcttcaaatgtgagtggttcgaccccgtcgtcaacagaggtgttcggtttaacaaattcggtgtagttgatgtcaatggtggaagaag gtacaacaaattcgagcctttcatcttagcttcacaagcagatcaagttagctaccttccataccctcggatgagagaatcgggaataaattggttatccgtgatcaaagttacacctcgaggacgaatcataagtggagaagaaccaccattgcaagaagaacagataaatgaagtcgaggaacctgaacaacaaattgatgacattcttctcattgatccgcataatcatgagtatgaagatcttaccgacgatggcacagatgaagctgttgaagacgagtttaatgaaaatgatgatgtttctagtgatgacgaaaatgtatctgattga
- the LOC130504844 gene encoding uncharacterized protein LOC130504844 isoform X2, producing the protein MLTAHYREIFGEPGSQLDPPGSSSGAGGSGSSDQESVPETQHFFPPIPPPMAQPQPMAQPMAQPMAQPMAQPMAPPVPPPMAPPEIPAAVHPDLMVPPTVPFSQYTVEDILGMPGRAGLPIIDPDRPDGTLWFGVDNSLATDVTETIKGYFSMAHPNWKLTPIYIRKTWFKIYAQKYHWSIGVSERVRKAFYEKAQVRLSDTVCNWKGAWIVKGYTRGKPAELTTDVWDGLIRYWKDPNSIRIANICAAARNTVDEHGNGPMLHSTGQKPHAGVRLKMAKELGRLPTLPELYERTHKNKAGQFLDGKSEQIYNNVIARVEERQTQLTQQSGDGLPVTLSTTEVDKIYEEVVPKKKGRTLGIGSVNDVPRATSSYAQRQTEEVTQLRSELGATKSRVSGLEAFIDVIASTNPEWEALLRNMKQQNPIPGESSGTHNEEDVTRRSEEFYEAMNEP; encoded by the exons atgcttactgctcactacagggagatattcggtgagcctggtagtcagttagacccgccaggttcttcttcaggtgccggcggttcaggttcttcggatcaggagtctgttcccgagactcagcatttcttccctccgattcctcctccgatggctcagcctcagccgatggctcagccgatggctcagccgatggctcagccgatggctcagccgatggctcctccggtgcctcctccgatggctcctcctgagatccccgccgctgttcatcccgatctcatggtgccacctactgttcccttctcgcagtacactgtcgaggatattcttggtatgccaggcagagctggtttaccaatcatagaccccgacagacccgacgggactttatg gtttggggttgacaattcccttgcgacagatgtaaccgagacgattaaaggttacttctccatggcgcatccaaactggaaattgacgccgatctacatccgaaagacgtggttcaagatttacgct caaaagtatcattggtccatcggggtcagtgagagagtgaggaaggcgttttacgaaaaggcgcaagttcgcttgtcggacacggtttgcaactggaagggtgcctggatcgtcaaggggtacacccgtggcaaacccgctgagcttaccacggatgtttgggacggcctcatccgttactggaaggatcctaactccattaggatcgcaaacatttgtgctgccgcccgtaacacggtagacgagcacggtaacggcccgatgctacactctacgggccaaaaaccacatgccggtgtccgtttgaaaatg gccaaagagttgggacgtctcccgactcttccggaactttacgagcggacccacaaaaacaaggcgggccagtttttagatggcaagtccgagcaaatctacaacaacgtaattgctcgggttgaggagcgccagactcagctgacccagcagtccggcgacggattaccagttaccttatccacaactgaagtggataagatttacgaggag gttgtccctaagaaaaagggacgtacgttggggatcggttccgtcaatgatgtcccgagagcgacatcatcttatgctcagagacagaccgaagaagtcactcagttgcgttccgagctgggcgcgaccaaaagccgtgtgagtggactcgaagccttcatcgacgttatagcgtccacaaatccggaatgggaagctttgttgaggaacatgaaacaacaaaatcccattccaggcgagtcatcgggcacacataacgaggaggatgttacgaggaggagcgaggaattctacgag
- the LOC130504838 gene encoding uncharacterized protein LOC130504838 isoform X2: protein MVDFDRVHDMVTDAFVAHDEDEEPNIDAKKFYEMLNAANQPLYSGCREGLSKLSLAARMMNIKTDHNLPESCMNEWADLFKEYLPEDNVSADSYYEIQKLVYSLGLPSEMIDVCIDNCMIYWGNDEKLEECRFCKKPRFKPQGRGRNRVPYQRMWYLPITDRLKRLYQSEQTAGKMRWHAEHTQTDGEMTHPSDARAWKHFNKVYPEFASNIRNVYLGLCTDGFSPFGMSGRQYSLWPVFLTPYNLPPEMCMQRELLFLTILIPGPKHPKRSLDVFLQPLIKELKDLWSTGERTYDCSTKTNFTMRAMLLWTISDFPAYGMLSGWTTHGRLACPYCNGATDAFQLKNGRKTSWFDCHRRFLPIGHPYRRNKTLFRHKRVVRDTPPPYLTGEETEKQLDYYGVLETVPRGGNWHVPPNMPDSYGVHHNWHKKSIFWELPYWKDLLLRHNLDVMHIEKNFFENIMNTILNVPGKTKDNIKSRLDLPDICSRSELHINSNGQVPVPIFRLSSEKKSVLFNWVASEVKFPDGYVSNLSRCVEKGQKFSGMKSHDCHVFMQRLLPFAFAELLPTNVHEALAGIGAFFRDLSTRTLKVEVVEQLQENIPILLCNLEKIFPPGFFDVMEHLAVHLPYEALLRGPVHYGWMYQYERAMKYLKGKAKNLAKVEGSIIAGSLTEETSHFTSYYFASKVRTRKRAPRRYDDGGVAPTYAVAGVPDIFSQIGRLGGKSKEVWWSSEEDAHSAHTYILLNCEDPLIRYFERYNKFEPFILASQADQVSYLPYPRMRESGINWLSVIKVTPRGRIISGEEPPLQEEQINEVEEPEQQIDDILLIDPHNHEYEDLTDDGTDEAVEDEFNENDDVSSDDENVSD, encoded by the exons atggtagattttgatagggttcatgatatggtaactgatgcatttgtagctcatgatgaagatgaagaacctaacatagatgcaaaaaagttttatgaaatgttaaatgcggcgaatcaaccactttacagtggttgtagagaaggtctctctaaattgtcgttggctgctagaatgatgaatattaaaactgatcacaatctacctgaaagttgcatgaatgaatgggcagacttgttcaaagagtatttgccggaagacaatgtgtctgctgattcttattatgagattcagaaactggtgtatagtcttgggttgccttcggagatgatagatgtttgcatcgacaactgcatgatctactggggaaatgatgagaagttagaagaatgtcgattctgcaagaagccacgattcaagccgcaaggacggggacgtaatagggtaccgtaccaaaggatgtggtacctaccaattacagacagattgaaaagattgtaccaatcagagcagactgctggaaagatgagatggcatgccgagcatactcagacggatggtgagatgacacatccatcagatgcaagagcctggaaacattttaacaaagtatatccggaattcgctagcaatatccggaatgtgtatctcggattatgcacagatggatttagtccattcggaatgtcagggagacaatattcattgtggccagtctttcttacgccatacaacctgccaccggagatgtgcatgcaacgggagttgctattcttgaccatattaatacctggtccgaaacatcctaaaaggtcgctggatgttttcctgcaaccactgataaaagagttgaaggatttgtggtcaacaggggagaggacgtatgactgctcaacgaagacgaatttcacgatgcgagcgatgcttttgtggaccataagtgactttcctgcctatgggatgttgtcgggatggactacacatgggagattagcttgtccatattgtaatggagcgacagatgcgtttcaactgaagaatgggaggaagacaagttggttcgattgtcatcgtagatttcttcccattggccatccgtaccgaagaaacaagacattgtttaggcacaaaagggttgtgagagacactcctcctccatatttaactggagaagaaactgaaaagcaactcgattactatggagttttggaaacagttcctcgtggtggtaattggcatgttccccctaatatgcctgattcttacggtgttcatcacaactggcacaagaagagtatattttgggagttgccatattggaaggatcttcttctgcgccacaacctcgatgtgatgcatatagagaagaatttctttgagaacatcatgaatacaatattgaatgtcccggggaagacaaaagacaacataaaatcaaggttagacttgccggatatttgctcaagaagcgagttacatataaacagcaatgggcaagttcctgttccgatattcagattgtcttcagaaaaaaagtcggtgttgttcaactgggtagcatcagaagtgaaattccccgatgggtatgtttcaaatctgtctagatgcgttgaaaagggtcaaaaATTCtctgggatgaagagtcatgactgtcatgtctttatgcaacgactacttccctttgcttttgcggagctacttcctacaaacgtacatgaagcacttgcag gcattggagcatttttcagggatctgagcacccgcacccttaaagtagaagtcgtggaacagcttcaagagaacattcccatcttattgtgcaacttggagaagatatttcctcctgggttttttgacgtaatggagcatctagctgtccaccttccatatgaggcattgcttcgtggacctgtacattacggatggatgtatcagtatgagcgagccatgaaatatttgaagggaaaagcaaagaaccttgcaaaggttgaaggttctataattgctggaagtttgacggaagaaacttctcacttcacatcgtactactttgcgtcaaaagtacgtactcggaaaagagctccaaggagatatgatgatggtggtgtcgcgccaacatacgcagttgctggtgttccagacatctttagccagattgggcgactgggtggaaaatcaaaagaggtttggtggtcgagtgaagaagacgctcatagtgcacacacctatattctacttaattgtgaggatccattgattcgttattttgaaag gtacaacaaattcgagcctttcatcttagcttcacaagcagatcaagttagctaccttccataccctcggatgagagaatcgggaataaattggttatccgtgatcaaagttacacctcgaggacgaatcataagtggagaagaaccaccattgcaagaagaacagataaatgaagtcgaggaacctgaacaacaaattgatgacattcttctcattgatccgcataatcatgagtatgaagatcttaccgacgatggcacagatgaagctgttgaagacgagtttaatgaaaatgatgatgtttctagtgatgacgaaaatgtatctgattga